In Ovis aries strain OAR_USU_Benz2616 breed Rambouillet chromosome 14, ARS-UI_Ramb_v3.0, whole genome shotgun sequence, a single genomic region encodes these proteins:
- the LOC105616883 gene encoding LOW QUALITY PROTEIN: L-xylulose reductase (The sequence of the model RefSeq protein was modified relative to this genomic sequence to represent the inferred CDS: inserted 1 base in 1 codon), which translates to ITIKNLSRRWVPSLIRAPRRNRARHCRGATRDECPGVETVCVDLADWEATEQALGGVGPVDLLVNSAAVVFLQPFLEVTKEAYDMSFNVNLRAVIQVSQXSTKGALDILTKVMAVELGPHKIRVNAVNPTVVMTPMGQATWSDLQKAKAMLDHIPLGRFAEMENVVDTILFLLSDRSSMTTGSTVPVDGGFLAT; encoded by the exons attaccaTTAAGAACTTGTCAAGGAGATGGGTACCCTCACTCATCCGCGCTCCTCGCAGGAATCGGGCACGGCACTGTCGAGGCGCTACACGAGACGAGTGCCCCGGGGTAGAGACCGTGTGCGTGGACCTAGCTGACTGGGAGGCCACGGAGCAGGCGCTGGGAGGTGTTGGCCCTGTGGACCTGCTGGTGAACAGTGCAGCTGTGGTGTTTCTACAGCCCTTTCTGGAGGTCACCAAGGAGGCATATGACATGTCTTTCAATGTGAACCTTCGGGCGGTCATCCAGGTGTCCC GCTCCACTAAGGGTGCCTTGGACATACTGACCAAAGTGATGGCTGTGGAGCTCGGGCCACACAAG ATCCGTGTGAATGCAGTCAACCCCACGGTGGTGATGACACCCATGGGCCAGGCCACCTGGAGTGACCTTCAGAAGGCCAAGGCCATGCTGGACCACATCCCCCTTGGCAGGTTTGCCGAGATGGAGAACGTGGTGGACACCATCCTCTTCCTGCTCAGTGACCGCAGCAGCATGACCACAGGCTCCACTGTGCCAGTGGATGGGGGCTTCCTGGCTACCTAA